Proteins found in one Populus alba chromosome 14, ASM523922v2, whole genome shotgun sequence genomic segment:
- the LOC118041313 gene encoding small ribosomal subunit protein uS15z: protein MGRMHSKGKGISASALPYKRTSPSWLKISPQDVDDNICKFAKKGLTPSQIGVILRDSHGIAQVKTVTGNQILRILKAHGLAPEIPEDLYHLIKKAVAIRKHLERNRKDKDSKFRLILVESRIHRLARYYKKTKKLPPVWKYESTTASTLVA from the exons ATGGGTCGTATGCACAGTAAAGG CAAGGGTATCTCAGCATCTGCTTTGCCATACAAGAGGACCTCACCTAGTTGGCTTAAGATTTCTCCTCAAGAT GTTGACGACAATATCTGCAAGTTTGCAAAGAAAGGTTTGACACCATCTCAAATTGGTGTTATCCTTCGTGATTCTCATGGTATTGCTCAAGTGAAGACTGTTACTGGCAACCAGATTTTGAGGATATTGAAGGCTCATG GGCTTGCACCTGAAATTCCTGAGGATCTGTACCACCTCATTAAGAAAGCAGTTGCTATTAGGAAGCATCTAGAGAGGAACAGGAAGGATAAAGATTCCAAATTTAGGTTGATTTTGGTTGAGAGCAGGATCCACCGCCTTGCTCGCTATTACAAGAAGACCAAGAAGCTTCCACCAGTCTGGAAATA TGAATCCACCACTGCCAGCACTCTCGTAGCATAG